A single genomic interval of Croceibacter atlanticus HTCC2559 harbors:
- a CDS encoding T9SS type A sorting domain-containing protein has translation MKQKTTRNLFLTFSLLFVAGLSFGQIVTNGDDAGPGSLRDAVAQANANAGADVITFNGNFTVNLTSGEILVTDDVTITGNGTGNTIIDGSSNSGRIFNFQMDGGIIAGASSTLDAITIQNGSITGTADGGGAIFVSANDIVAPSSLTIVNCDFNNNSTESDTSGDGGGGAIYASDVSLDITGTEFNNNIATAASGSGGAIYYESQSVLTTFSLVNSDLTGNIAGRAGGAIETNTPNVLTITNVTFDGNQATGTPGNGGALHNTGISDTNVTGSTFINNIAGSEGGALWNQAGGTMTVNASTVTGNEAQGNDSSNGGGGLFNNGGTLIVSGATLVNNNSATGTSGSGGGILSTDGDVTVTDPNTTVNSNIANRAGGGIEIIDGSLTLQDVSLNSNNAGVAPNASASPGNGGGLHVSGIATIIINGGNIQGNIAANEGGGLWNQLGSTMTVGNTPTPNFSDNIASGDAPTTGGGAIFNNGGDLIVLAGNNIVNNLADGVSGSGGAILSNGGTVTITETTFTNNVSTRAGGAIEHTGGTLNLTGVNFDSNNVGVTSPLNSNPGNGGALHVGGDATTNITGGSVINNQAANEGGGLWNGSGIMTIIDVVIDGNSAHSAAAATSGGGGIYNEGGTVTTDATTQIINNIATVGPSGSGGGILNAGGTFTATGTTITNNTANRAGGGIEANNTDSGSVPGIVNLTNVTLDNNNAGGVAPAPGNGGGLHVSGSSAINITGGTVSGNTASKEGGGLWNNQGVMTITGTTIDGNDAQGDLVADPLEIVGGGGIFAEDGAGSVVIGAGTIISNNFASGTQGSGGGILMATGTTLSIDGSAGAVMITGNSASRAGGGLEDWSLDTNTNTLTNVVFMNNTAGLDAGAFTADGGPGNGGAIHVTGPGNNTITDGSASGNLAANEGGGFWNGSGVMTIVNTVIDANTASGSDAAVAGAAGGGGIFNEGGTVDISGTASVTNNIADGAQSTGGGILNASGILTANGTTITGNQSNRAGGGIETNGSSSVTLTDVALDGNMTGVVTGPGAPGNGGGLHVSGAAPVTITGGTVSGNTASKEGGGLWNNQGVMTITGTTIDGNDAQGDLVADPLEIVGGGGIFAEDGAGSVVIGAGTIISNNFASGTQGSGGGILMATGTTLSIDGSAGAVMITGNSASRAGGGLEDWSLDTNTNTLTNVVFMNNTAGLDAGAFTADGGPGNGGAIHVTGPGNNTITDGSASGNLAANEGGGFWNGSGVMTIVNTVIDANTASGSDAAVAGAAGGGGIFNEGGTVDISGTASVTNNIADGAQSTGGGILNAAGTLTANGTTITGNQSNRAGGGIETNGSGPVTLTDVTLDANQTGVVTGTGAPGNGGGIHVSGDSAVTITGGTSNGNTAANEGGALWNGSGVMTIVDTTIDANTASGNDAMSPGAAGGGGIYNEGGTVDISGTASVTNNIADGAQSTGGGILNASGILTANGTTITGNQSNRAGGGIETNGSSSVTLTDVALDGNMTGVVTGPGAPGNGGGLHVSGAAPVTITGGTVSGNTASKEGGGLWNNQGVMTITGTTIDGNDAQGDLVADPLEIVGGGGIFAEDGAGSVVIGAGTIISNNFASGTQGSGGGILMATGTTLSIDGSAGAVMITGNSASRAGGGLEDWSLDTNTNTLTNVVFMNNTAGLDAGAFTADGGPGNGGAIHVTGPGNNTITDGSASGNLAAAEGGAFWNGSGTMLVTGTSFDSNIASGADATNGGGALFNIGGTLTVSGASITNNVVDGTSGSGGGILNVNGGILSVTDTDILGNSASRAGGGIEDNSTVDLGDGALVGSVTLFGVQLNNNIAGSAPGNGGGLHLTGGADSNITSSVINGNTASNEGGGVWNGSGVMTISLTTIDGNTANGAAATNGGGGIFNNASGTINLNTSTVSNNVSTGAAAQGGGIHNKATTTLNVTASTISGNTSASNGGGIYNNGTASILNATIANNTATANGGGVSGESSVTVKGSIIATNTAATGTDVDGTFVSNDYNLIGDDSGNAFPESANDIENVNPAIGPLADNGGTTLTHMLLSTSAAANAGDPGDTSLDQIGNAVFGDARDIGALEDQDALGVEDFGNSLSDTVLFPNPSTNGNVSLNIPTNITNTVTIRVIDMTGKQVHSQQATSGSVTLNLNRLAVGTYLVNISDGNTSSTLKLLMSR, from the coding sequence ATGAAACAAAAAACTACTCGGAACTTATTTCTTACATTTTCCTTGTTGTTTGTTGCTGGCCTATCTTTTGGTCAAATTGTAACAAACGGCGATGATGCTGGACCAGGTTCCTTACGAGACGCAGTTGCTCAAGCTAACGCAAATGCAGGAGCAGACGTTATTACATTTAATGGAAACTTTACAGTAAACCTAACTTCTGGAGAGATATTAGTTACAGATGATGTAACAATTACAGGAAATGGTACTGGTAATACAATTATTGATGGTTCTTCCAATTCTGGAAGAATTTTTAATTTTCAGATGGATGGTGGCATTATTGCAGGAGCATCCTCAACACTAGATGCAATCACTATTCAAAACGGTTCAATTACAGGAACAGCAGATGGTGGTGGTGCTATATTTGTATCAGCTAATGATATTGTAGCTCCTAGTTCTTTAACTATAGTAAATTGTGATTTTAATAACAATTCCACAGAATCAGATACGTCTGGTGATGGCGGTGGTGGTGCAATTTATGCTTCAGATGTTTCACTAGATATTACAGGAACTGAATTTAATAATAACATAGCAACTGCTGCTTCTGGTAGTGGTGGAGCAATTTATTATGAGTCTCAAAGTGTTTTAACAACATTCTCTTTAGTAAATTCAGATTTAACAGGAAACATTGCTGGTCGTGCTGGTGGTGCGATTGAAACTAATACACCTAATGTATTAACAATTACTAACGTAACTTTTGATGGTAACCAAGCAACTGGTACACCTGGTAATGGTGGAGCGTTACATAATACAGGTATAAGTGATACAAACGTAACAGGTTCTACTTTTATAAATAATATTGCAGGATCAGAAGGTGGAGCATTATGGAATCAAGCTGGCGGAACAATGACCGTAAATGCCTCAACTGTAACTGGTAATGAAGCACAAGGAAACGATAGCTCTAACGGTGGTGGAGGTTTATTCAACAACGGTGGTACTTTAATAGTTTCTGGCGCAACTTTAGTAAATAATAATTCTGCTACAGGAACTTCTGGTTCTGGTGGTGGTATTTTAAGTACAGATGGAGATGTTACAGTTACAGATCCAAATACTACAGTAAATAGTAACATAGCAAACCGTGCTGGTGGTGGTATCGAAATAATAGATGGGTCACTTACATTACAAGATGTCTCACTTAATAGTAATAATGCTGGTGTTGCACCAAATGCTTCAGCAAGTCCAGGTAATGGTGGTGGTTTACACGTTTCCGGAATTGCTACTATTATAATTAATGGAGGTAATATTCAAGGAAATATAGCAGCTAACGAAGGTGGTGGACTATGGAATCAACTTGGAAGTACAATGACAGTAGGAAATACACCAACACCTAATTTCTCAGATAATATCGCAAGTGGAGATGCGCCTACTACAGGTGGTGGTGCAATATTCAACAATGGTGGAGACCTTATAGTATTAGCAGGAAATAATATAGTCAATAATCTTGCAGATGGTGTTTCAGGTTCTGGTGGAGCTATTTTAAGTAATGGAGGTACTGTAACAATTACTGAAACAACATTCACTAATAACGTATCTACACGTGCTGGTGGTGCTATAGAACATACTGGCGGAACCCTTAATTTAACAGGTGTAAATTTTGACAGTAATAATGTTGGTGTTACATCTCCTTTAAATTCTAATCCTGGTAATGGAGGTGCTTTACACGTAGGTGGTGATGCAACTACTAATATTACAGGTGGTTCAGTTATTAATAACCAAGCTGCTAATGAAGGTGGTGGATTATGGAATGGCTCTGGCATAATGACAATTATTGATGTTGTTATTGATGGAAACAGTGCTCATAGTGCTGCTGCAGCAACATCTGGCGGTGGTGGTATCTACAATGAAGGAGGTACTGTAACAACAGATGCTACGACACAAATAATAAATAACATTGCTACAGTAGGACCTTCTGGTTCTGGTGGTGGTATTTTAAATGCAGGTGGAACATTTACTGCTACAGGAACAACAATTACTAATAATACAGCAAATAGAGCTGGTGGTGGTATTGAAGCAAATAATACAGATTCAGGAAGTGTACCAGGTATTGTAAATTTAACTAATGTAACATTAGATAATAACAATGCTGGTGGTGTTGCTCCTGCTCCTGGAAACGGTGGCGGACTACACGTAAGTGGGTCTAGTGCTATTAACATTACAGGAGGAACCGTAAGTGGAAACACAGCTTCCAAAGAAGGTGGCGGACTATGGAACAACCAAGGTGTGATGACTATCACCGGAACAACTATAGATGGTAACGATGCGCAGGGAGACCTTGTTGCAGATCCATTGGAAATTGTAGGTGGTGGAGGAATCTTCGCTGAGGATGGAGCCGGATCGGTTGTCATCGGAGCGGGAACGATCATCTCGAACAACTTCGCCTCAGGAACACAAGGTTCTGGAGGAGGAATCCTTATGGCTACAGGAACTACATTGTCAATAGACGGTAGTGCAGGAGCTGTAATGATCACAGGAAACTCTGCAAGCAGAGCAGGTGGTGGATTGGAGGACTGGTCTCTAGACACGAACACCAACACATTGACCAACGTTGTGTTTATGAACAACACGGCAGGCTTGGATGCAGGAGCATTCACGGCAGATGGCGGTCCAGGAAACGGAGGAGCAATCCACGTTACGGGTCCAGGAAACAATACGATCACAGACGGATCTGCTTCAGGAAACCTTGCTGCCAATGAAGGTGGTGGATTCTGGAACGGATCAGGAGTAATGACGATAGTAAACACCGTAATAGATGCGAACACTGCCTCTGGTAGTGATGCTGCTGTAGCAGGTGCTGCAGGTGGTGGAGGAATATTCAATGAAGGAGGAACTGTGGATATCTCAGGAACAGCTTCAGTGACCAACAACATCGCAGATGGTGCACAGTCAACTGGTGGTGGTATCTTGAATGCTTCAGGAATACTGACAGCAAATGGAACAACAATAACAGGAAACCAATCCAACAGAGCTGGTGGTGGTATTGAGACCAATGGTTCAAGTTCAGTGACACTTACAGATGTTGCTTTAGATGGAAATATGACAGGTGTGGTAACCGGTCCTGGTGCTCCAGGAAATGGTGGTGGACTTCACGTAAGTGGAGCAGCACCAGTAACAATCACAGGAGGAACCGTAAGTGGAAACACAGCTTCCAAAGAAGGTGGCGGACTATGGAACAACCAAGGTGTGATGACTATCACCGGAACAACTATAGATGGTAACGATGCGCAGGGAGACCTTGTTGCAGATCCATTGGAGATTGTAGGTGGTGGAGGAATCTTTGCTGAGGATGGAGCCGGATCGGTTGTCATCGGAGCTGGAACGATCATCTCGAACAACTTCGCCTCAGGGACGCAAGGTTCTGGAGGAGGAATCCTTATGGCTACAGGAACTACATTGTCAATAGACGGTAGTGCAGGAGCTGTAATGATCACAGGAAACTCTGCAAGCAGAGCAGGTGGTGGATTGGAGGACTGGTCTTTAGACACGAATACCAACACATTGACCAACGTTGTGTTTATGAACAACACGGCAGGCTTGGATGCAGGAGCATTCACGGCAGATGGTGGTCCAGGAAATGGAGGGGCAATCCACGTTACGGGTCCAGGAAACAATACGATCACAGACGGATCTGCATCAGGAAACCTTGCTGCCAATGAAGGCGGTGGATTCTGGAACGGATCAGGAGTAATGACGATAGTAAACACCGTAATAGATGCAAACACTGCCTCTGGTAGTGATGCTGCTGTAGCAGGTGCTGCAGGTGGTGGAGGAATATTCAATGAAGGAGGAACTGTGGATATCTCAGGAACAGCTTCAGTGACCAACAACATCGCAGATGGTGCACAGTCAACTGGTGGTGGTATCTTGAATGCAGCCGGAACATTGACTGCAAACGGTACAACAATCACAGGAAACCAATCTAACAGAGCTGGTGGCGGAATCGAGACTAACGGAAGTGGTCCTGTAACCCTTACTGATGTTACTTTGGATGCTAACCAAACAGGAGTTGTAACAGGAACAGGAGCTCCAGGAAACGGTGGTGGTATCCACGTTAGTGGGGACAGTGCTGTAACAATCACTGGAGGAACCTCAAATGGGAATACGGCTGCCAATGAAGGTGGTGCACTTTGGAACGGTTCAGGAGTAATGACAATCGTAGACACTACTATAGATGCCAACACGGCATCTGGTAATGATGCAATGTCTCCAGGAGCTGCCGGTGGTGGCGGAATCTATAATGAAGGAGGAACTGTGGATATCTCAGGAACAGCTTCAGTGACCAACAACATCGCAGATGGTGCACAGTCAACTGGTGGTGGTATCTTGAATGCTTCAGGAATACTGACAGCAAATGGAACAACAATAACAGGAAACCAATCCAACAGAGCTGGTGGTGGTATTGAGACCAATGGTTCAAGTTCAGTGACACTTACAGATGTTGCTTTAGATGGAAATATGACAGGTGTGGTAACCGGTCCTGGTGCTCCAGGAAATGGTGGTGGACTTCACGTAAGTGGAGCAGCACCAGTAACAATCACAGGAGGAACCGTAAGTGGAAACACAGCTTCCAAAGAAGGTGGCGGACTATGGAACAACCAAGGTGTGATGACTATCACCGGAACAACTATAGATGGTAACGATGCGCAGGGAGACCTTGTTGCAGATCCATTGGAGATTGTAGGTGGTGGAGGAATCTTTGCTGAGGATGGAGCCGGATCGGTTGTCATCGGAGCTGGAACGATCATCTCGAACAACTTCGCCTCAGGGACGCAAGGTTCTGGAGGAGGAATCCTTATGGCTACAGGAACTACATTGTCAATAGACGGTAGTGCAGGAGCTGTAATGATCACAGGAAACTCTGCAAGCAGAGCAGGTGGTGGATTGGAGGACTGGTCTTTAGACACGAATACCAACACATTGACCAACGTTGTGTTTATGAACAACACGGCAGGCTTGGATGCAGGAGCATTCACGGCAGATGGTGGTCCAGGAAATGGAGGAGCAATCCACGTTACGGGTCCAGGAAACAATACAATCACAGACGGATCTGCTTCAGGAAACTTAGCAGCAGCTGAAGGTGGTGCGTTTTGGAATGGGTCTGGAACAATGTTAGTTACTGGAACTTCATTTGATTCAAATATTGCAAGTGGAGCAGACGCAACCAATGGTGGTGGTGCTTTGTTTAATATCGGAGGTACACTTACTGTATCTGGTGCTTCAATTACAAATAACGTAGTTGATGGAACATCAGGTTCTGGTGGTGGTATTTTAAATGTAAATGGTGGTATACTTTCTGTTACAGATACTGATATTTTAGGGAACTCTGCATCTCGTGCAGGTGGAGGAATCGAAGATAACTCTACTGTTGATTTAGGTGATGGCGCATTAGTAGGATCTGTAACTTTATTTGGTGTTCAGCTTAATAACAATATTGCTGGAAGTGCACCAGGAAATGGAGGTGGTTTACACCTTACAGGTGGTGCAGACTCTAACATTACAAGTAGTGTTATTAATGGTAATACAGCATCTAATGAAGGTGGTGGTGTTTGGAATGGATCTGGAGTTATGACAATTTCATTAACTACTATTGATGGTAATACAGCCAACGGCGCTGCAGCTACTAATGGTGGTGGCGGAATATTCAACAATGCTTCAGGAACTATAAATTTAAATACATCAACAGTATCTAATAATGTTTCAACTGGTGCAGCTGCTCAAGGTGGTGGTATACATAACAAAGCTACTACAACGCTTAATGTTACAGCAAGTACTATTTCAGGAAACACTTCGGCATCTAATGGTGGAGGAATTTATAACAACGGAACAGCATCTATACTAAATGCTACTATTGCAAATAATACTGCTACTGCAAACGGTGGTGGTGTATCTGGAGAGTCTTCTGTTACAGTTAAAGGTTCAATTATAGCCACAAATACTGCCGCTACAGGAACAGATGTAGATGGTACTTTTGTTTCAAACGACTATAATTTAATAGGTGATGATAGCGGTAATGCTTTCCCAGAGTCTGCAAATGATATTGAGAATGTGAACCCAGCAATTGGGCCATTAGCAGATAACGGTGGTACTACATTAACTCATATGTTATTGAGTACTAGTGCTGCAGCAAATGCTGGAGATCCAGGAGATACTTCTTTAGATCAAATAGGAAATGCAGTTTTCGGTGATGCTAGAGACATAGGAGCACTTGAAGACCAAGATGCCTTAGGTGTAGAAGATTTTGGTAACTCGCTTAGCGATACAGTGCTTTTCCCAAATCCTTCAACTAATGGAAATGTTAGTTTAAACATTCCTACTAATATTACAAATACAGTAACTATTAGAGTGATAGATATGACAGGAAAGCAAGTACACTCACAACAAGCTACCTCTGGATCAGTAACTCTTAACTTAAATAGGTTAGCAGTTGGTACTTACTTGGTAAATATTTCTGATGGAAATACAAGTAGCACTTTAAAACTGTTAATGAGTAGATAA
- the cmk gene encoding (d)CMP kinase has product MQKKITIAIDGYSSTGKSTVAKQLASHLNYIYVDTGAMYRAVTLYALNNNIISETVFNKEKLINELDNIEITFKYNETKGFAEVLLNSINVEHQIRTLKVSNFVSPIATVSEIRKKLVSQQQRLGKDKGVVMDGRDIGTVVFPDADLKLFMTASAEERAQRRYKELIERGDAVNYEDIYNNVVERDLIDTTRKDSPLVKAKDAIEIDNSQLTLDGQFHTILQLVKDKLAGRS; this is encoded by the coding sequence ATGCAGAAAAAAATTACAATTGCAATTGATGGGTATTCCTCTACAGGAAAAAGTACAGTCGCAAAACAATTAGCTAGCCATCTTAATTATATATATGTTGATACAGGAGCGATGTATAGAGCAGTAACGTTATATGCATTAAATAACAATATTATTTCTGAAACAGTTTTTAATAAAGAAAAGCTAATTAATGAATTAGATAATATTGAAATAACTTTTAAATACAATGAGACAAAGGGGTTTGCCGAAGTGCTATTAAATTCAATTAATGTAGAGCATCAAATACGAACTTTAAAAGTTTCAAATTTTGTTAGTCCAATAGCAACTGTTTCAGAAATAAGAAAAAAACTAGTAAGCCAACAACAGCGCTTAGGTAAAGACAAGGGTGTTGTTATGGATGGAAGAGATATAGGTACAGTAGTATTTCCAGATGCCGATTTAAAATTATTTATGACCGCATCTGCAGAAGAACGTGCTCAAAGAAGATATAAAGAACTTATTGAAAGAGGCGATGCTGTAAATTATGAAGACATATATAATAATGTTGTCGAAAGAGATTTAATTGATACTACACGTAAAGACTCTCCATTAGTTAAAGCAAAAGATGCAATTGAAATTGATAACTCTCAACTAACTTTAGATGGCCAATTTCATACCATACTACAACTTGTAAAGGATAAATTAGCGGGCAGATCATAA
- the porQ gene encoding type IX secretion system protein PorQ, which yields MQQRYYVLAAIALFCFLNINFIYGQIGGQSTYQFLNLINSPRQAALGGKNITIYDQDPTSGLYNPANINFRMDNQLSVNYVNYIADVNYGTASYAYLYDRRTQVIHAGITYINYGSFDGYDENGNATNTFSGGEAALSLGYAYNIPYSDFYIGANAKFISSKLEQYSSLGGALDLGITYFYEDWDLVIAAVARNIGTQFTAYDDTYESIPFEVNFGISQQLRKVPLQWHLTFENLQQWQIAFRNTNRDEEDLSGNVIEDDPGFFNNVLRHTILGVELFPKGGFNIRLGYSFRRGEELRIVDQRSFAGLSAGFGVKFNRVRFNYAYSRYNSAASSSFFGLNIDLQ from the coding sequence ATGCAGCAACGTTATTATGTTTTAGCCGCCATTGCATTATTCTGTTTCCTAAATATTAATTTTATATATGGACAGATAGGTGGTCAGTCTACATATCAATTCCTAAACCTTATAAACTCTCCTAGACAAGCTGCTTTAGGTGGAAAGAATATTACTATATATGACCAAGATCCCACATCTGGTCTTTACAATCCTGCCAATATAAATTTCAGAATGGACAACCAATTGTCTGTTAACTATGTAAATTATATAGCAGATGTAAATTATGGTACTGCTAGTTATGCTTATTTATATGATAGGAGAACTCAAGTTATTCATGCAGGCATTACTTACATAAACTATGGAAGCTTTGATGGGTATGATGAAAATGGTAATGCTACAAACACTTTTAGTGGTGGAGAAGCAGCACTGTCTTTAGGATATGCTTATAATATACCATACTCAGATTTTTATATTGGAGCAAATGCAAAGTTTATATCTTCAAAATTAGAACAATATTCATCTTTAGGAGGCGCATTAGATCTTGGTATAACTTATTTTTATGAAGACTGGGATTTAGTTATAGCTGCAGTTGCTAGAAATATAGGTACTCAATTTACTGCGTATGATGATACTTATGAAAGTATCCCTTTCGAAGTTAATTTCGGAATTTCACAACAATTACGAAAAGTACCATTGCAGTGGCATTTAACCTTTGAGAATTTACAGCAATGGCAAATAGCTTTCAGAAATACAAATAGAGATGAAGAAGATCTTTCTGGAAATGTTATTGAAGATGATCCAGGATTCTTTAATAATGTATTAAGACATACAATATTAGGAGTAGAGCTATTTCCAAAAGGAGGCTTTAATATTAGGTTAGGATATAGCTTTAGAAGAGGAGAAGAATTAAGAATTGTAGACCAAAGGTCTTTTGCAGGCTTAAGTGCTGGTTTTGGTGTCAAATTTAATAGAGTACGTTTTAATTATGCCTATTCTCGCTATAACAGCGCAGCTAGCTCAAGCTTTTTTGGTTTAAATATAGATTTACAATAA
- a CDS encoding DUF4402 domain-containing protein — protein MKTFKNLVFTAVLSTFGILTATAQLTNTATANASATIVQDLTIEKTNDLNFGVVIPSSSASSFILAPAGGLTISVGSVSQILGDQTAASPEAAAFEVTGSGISIFTISLPTSIDITNANDDTMTVDTFTSSLPVAGVTLGGVLGDLSVTEDFTVGAKLNVGADQAAGLYTGTFDVTVNYL, from the coding sequence ATGAAAACTTTTAAAAATTTAGTATTTACTGCAGTTCTTTCAACATTTGGCATTTTAACTGCTACGGCACAATTAACAAATACTGCAACTGCAAATGCCTCTGCAACAATTGTACAAGACTTAACAATTGAAAAAACAAATGATCTTAATTTTGGTGTGGTAATTCCATCTTCTTCAGCTTCATCATTTATATTAGCTCCTGCTGGAGGTTTAACTATAAGTGTTGGTTCTGTAAGTCAAATATTAGGTGATCAAACAGCTGCTAGTCCAGAAGCTGCAGCTTTTGAAGTAACTGGTTCTGGTATATCTATCTTTACAATATCATTACCTACATCTATAGATATTACAAATGCTAACGACGACACAATGACTGTTGATACGTTTACATCTAGTTTACCAGTTGCTGGTGTAACTTTAGGTGGTGTATTAGGTGATTTGAGTGTAACAGAAGATTTTACGGTAGGTGCTAAACTTAATGTAGGTGCAGATCAAGCTGCTGGTTTATACACTGGTACTTTTGATGTTACTGTAAATTACTTATAA
- a CDS encoding fimbrial biogenesis chaperone codes for MKHALYILFLLLSIPSCYPQGDLSVVPRRVVFENGNKRSETLYLTNRGKDTATYNLLYVNYKVDNSGVFKRVPEDSIENPSSKNFRFFPRRVTLAPNQTQTVKLQMRNFSELEDGEYRSHLLFKGVPRNNARSNVLEVDNEAAMGVNLKAVYGLTIPNIIRKGAYNTTVAIEDVSLPFTENNKRALSFKVTKSGNMSIYGSISIDYLYGDGSIENIGEIPGIAIYAKNDHRVVNMLMPDEFSNLSEGNIQITLTSKEERNINDIIAEYVIKL; via the coding sequence ATGAAACACGCTTTATATATCTTATTCTTATTATTAAGTATACCAAGTTGTTACCCTCAAGGCGATTTATCTGTAGTGCCAAGACGAGTAGTTTTTGAGAATGGAAATAAACGCTCAGAAACTTTATACCTCACAAATAGAGGAAAAGATACCGCTACATATAATTTGTTGTATGTTAATTATAAGGTAGATAATTCAGGTGTTTTTAAAAGAGTACCTGAAGACTCTATTGAAAACCCATCAAGTAAAAATTTTAGATTTTTCCCAAGACGAGTAACCTTAGCTCCTAACCAAACCCAAACTGTAAAGCTGCAAATGAGAAATTTTTCAGAATTGGAAGATGGAGAGTATAGATCCCATTTACTTTTTAAAGGTGTGCCTAGAAATAATGCAAGATCAAATGTATTAGAGGTAGACAATGAGGCTGCTATGGGCGTTAATCTTAAAGCAGTTTACGGTTTAACTATACCTAATATTATTAGAAAAGGAGCTTACAATACAACAGTTGCTATTGAAGATGTTAGCTTACCATTTACTGAAAACAATAAAAGAGCGCTCTCTTTTAAAGTTACAAAGTCTGGTAATATGTCTATTTATGGATCCATTAGTATAGATTACCTATATGGTGATGGTAGTATAGAAAATATAGGAGAAATTCCTGGGATTGCAATCTATGCCAAAAATGATCATAGAGTTGTAAATATGCTCATGCCAGATGAATTTTCTAATTTAAGCGAAGGAAATATACAAATTACGCTAACAAGTAAAGAGGAACGAAATATTAATGATATTATCGCTGAATATGTAATAAAACTCTAA
- a CDS encoding DUF4402 domain-containing protein has protein sequence MNNLKVLLILFLCSTYTYSIGQTILAQNIEPYNFGMFTLGGQSSGVLNLTENSTLTTSQNITVLNQSTISAAKFLVTTTSVFPINVSISTSDVYLVNQFNETILLQPELPNDESFNISVLNPLTVSLGASLLISNNSPGHYNGDVEVMFIINSE, from the coding sequence ATGAATAATTTAAAAGTTCTTCTTATCTTATTCCTTTGTTCAACTTACACATATAGTATAGGTCAAACTATACTTGCACAAAATATAGAACCTTATAATTTTGGCATGTTTACTTTAGGTGGTCAATCTTCTGGAGTTTTAAATTTAACAGAGAATTCTACACTAACCACATCACAAAATATTACAGTTTTAAACCAAAGTACAATAAGTGCCGCTAAATTTTTAGTTACCACAACAAGTGTATTCCCTATTAATGTATCAATATCCACATCAGATGTATATTTGGTGAATCAATTTAATGAGACTATTCTTTTGCAACCAGAATTACCAAATGATGAGTCTTTTAATATATCGGTATTAAATCCACTCACAGTTTCTTTAGGGGCTAGCCTACTCATAAGCAATAATTCGCCAGGGCATTATAATGGCGACGTAGAAGTTATGTTTATAATTAATTCTGAATGA